The Phycodurus eques isolate BA_2022a chromosome 8, UOR_Pequ_1.1, whole genome shotgun sequence nucleotide sequence AGCTAACACATACACTATGTCAGATAGTAAGACTCCTACACTACTAcgaccaataataataataataataataataataataatttgtttttctatttatttaggTACGCAGCTATAATGACCACAATATAGAGAAATTGTACAGTTGAATGGGATTTCCGGTAGCCTAAAGGCAACATTTCGGACACAGCCCTTGCATTGGATATCATTTATTTCCTTATATTCTAAAATCAAACTTTAATAATATAACCGGGCCattggtagtgtagtggtttCACTAAGTTGACTTGCATGCAAGCGGCATGAGCTCGATTCCACATTGACTGGAGATCAGCGTTGTCTTGGTCTTGCCTTAAGTCTGCTGGCTCAAGCCTTGCAATCCCGAGCAGGATAAGCGCTATATCAAACGGATATGACATATGAAAGAACATTCGCGAAAgttcaatcaaatatatttcaTAACAGTATTTGATCGTCTCCAGGCGGTGGATCATGAGTGAGGTGGTTTGCACAAAATCCCAGGGGGTGTATGAGGATGACTTTGAGAAGGATCTGGACTGGCTGATCAGTGAGGAAAGTTGCAGCGAGCAGCAAGTAAGTGAAACAGCTGCCGACATACTGTACTACAGTCGTGACGTCCGTTCGCTGTGCTGCAATATTAATGAATGTGCTTACACACAAGTTGTACACCGGCGTGCCAACAATCACACGGGAACAGCTGAAGTTGCACAGTTTGGAATACTGTACAACCCAAATGTTCTGGGGAAATGGATGAACTGAAGACGTTTCCCAAACTGTATCGAGctgaggcacatattttacattagaaagaaTCCCACTGGAAGTCACAAAACGTTGATACTTTATTCACCTGCTGCCGTCTTGTGGAAGAGcgtttcattgttctgcctgtcactatacgtcgctggcatagatacaaATATGAAAAGTGGTTGAGAATCACCGGGTTAAtggattgatttattattaacaCAATTAAAGATcggtaaaataaacacagtttACATGTGCatttgacaattatttttttgattaaacCATTATAATTAAAtcaagtaaataataataatattaacatgagaagaatttttattcaaatagaCCACTTTATATCTTTTCTGTATAACACATTTTCTCATCTTGAATAACCTAACCCATCTGTGTTCAAAATCCAATGTGGGACAAATTTTGCCCACCCCCGTACTCCACCCGTTTCCACCACTCAGGGTCCCGACGACGAGGACATCGAGGCAGACATTGACAAAGAGCTGGCCGAGGATGAGAAACAACATAAAGCGAAGGAGAGAAGCAACAACTCCGAGGAGCAGGAGGACAATGAAGACAGGTGGCCCTCACCGATGGACCCACTTGAGGTCGACTCGGACAGAGACAGCCCGAATAAGTCCTTTCTTAGGACGCCGCCTCCTTTGGGCGTGGGCGAGCAGACCGATGAGGAGAAGAAGTACATTCGGGAGAAAATCCAACAAGCCAACCGGGAACTGAGGGATCAGGAAGCTCCGAATTTGAGCCGCAGGCGACGGCTTCAGTTTAAAGAGACACTAGTTACGTTGGTGGTGCCACCGTTGCAGTTTGAATGTGACGCTGGAGAGGCAGATGGCACGGAGATGGAAGTGTCAGGGAAGCTGTCTGAGCTGAAATTGTCTCCTCGAGAGGAGTATACCGGTGGCAAAAGAGACCAAGGGCTGAAGGAGGGAAGGGTCCTTGTGGAAAAAGATGGCAGGTTTGATCTCATCAGCCTCTTAAGAGGTGGAAAACCAAGGCCTCCTCCCTCCGCTCGCACAGGAGCAACCGGGCAGCCCCAGGAGGAGCCCCACTTCCGTCCCCTCGTCTCGCTCCTCCGCCGGAGCGTCTTCTCTCTTCCAGAAGTCCGATCACCTGCGGGCGCCCAGACCTCCGGGAAGGCCCGGCTCGGCCTGTCACAGCCAAAGAGGAGGCCAGAGGAGAGGCACCAAGCGGCGGGTGCAGTCGGCCACCGGGACGCCTTCGCAGGCCACGTTCAAGCTCTCGCCTCAGCAGAAGGAAATGCTGCACAAGACCCAGGAGAGGAAGGAGAAGATAGCCAGAGAGGTAATGACGCTCACTTGCTATGGAGTTCATTCACGGAAGACGGGGACCGAGCTCTGCCGTGAATTGATCCACAAGTCGTTGACGACACCTCAAAAAGGGATTGTAATTAATGTCTATAGATGGTGGCAAAGGATGACACTGGCGCTTTGGCAAAAGAACCGTTCACgtcttcaaaaagaggcttcaggcGGTTTGACGCCACTGAAGTTTACCGTCAAACTAAAACTAGGAAAATTTCACCTAacgcattttttaaaaaacgcacacacaaatagcTTAGCCTTTAGTCCCTTAGCTTAAAGCTAATGCCAAGACATAATGGGACACGCATATATGTAACCTTTGAAGCAactggtatttgaacacaaatggtgcagcaacacatttagacgtTAAATATAACAGTAATCACAGTCATATTCTTTAGGAGTCGCAGAGACGAGGAGCTGTGAGGTCATAATGGCAAACATTAACAcatatccctccatccatccgtttatATACCGCTTATATAGACATATCTAGCCCTTTAgtcaacagatatttgaacacaaaaggtgcagcaatataacagtactccaTCATACTGTAAATCCTTTATTGTCTGGAAGGAGATGAGAAGAGGTCCACCTCCTTGAAGAGTATATCCAGCTGTGTGTCTTATTCTGCCCCCAGGTGGTTcaggtgggcacaccagaagtgCAGCAAAATGAATGTTCAATTGATACAATGTGTGACAAAAATTCTTTTAAAATCCTATTTAATTACACGATTAATGCACATTTtgatacagtgctatttttctcagtAAAAGCAttgcaacattattatttttaactttgaattttttggggggtagtCTGGAACGGATTGACggcctttccattcatttcaatggggagcCATTTGAGtgacgagcatggtcacggaacaaattcaactcatcTCAACGCACCACggtagtaataacataattagtTAGAGTATAAAGAACTAAAcagtttattttgatttattcttctccttctggtgtgcgcaatTGAGCCACAGGGCGCAGtttaatgtaatataatgtataaaTGAATAAGATTTtcactactgtaagtgactcactAAGCGGCTgtaatatgaatatttttttttgcagaggataaataatataggcctgtgagtattgttctattgtctgtctacagtGTACATGtgctgtgttcaaatatccatttaaattaaaaaaaaaaaaatgttataacGCCACAACACTGATGCCATTCCTTATCCCacctatggcgttttgcattaagCTGCCACCAGATGACGCCAAAGCAATTCTCACGCGTCACACCACAAACAGGCGGGCTTCACTGTATTATTCAAAGTGTGTGATTGAAATACCCAAATGTATGGTGTCAGGCCGAGCAGAGGAAGCTCGAGGAAGAGGAGCAGAAGAAGCAGGAGAACGAGCTGGCTTTCAAGGCCTGGCTGGTGAGGAAGCGAGAGCAGCTGCAGCAGGAGAGGAGAATCCGCAGAGCGCAGGAGATGGAGAGGATGACTCCTCGGGTAATCACCgcgcggggggtgggggtgggggggggggggcccaaAAGCTCttaatggttacaaaaaaaaaaaaaaaacattcctttttAGTGCTCATGTAACCCTAACATGAGCAGTTTTTAAACGGTTTCCCcagcctttattgagccaaagcagttattttacatttacaaaagaaGTATAGAAGAAGTACatatagtatacagtacaagtaatgatcttgtctcaatttgcTCACAAATGTGAGAGAGGACACTcacagtgttgccaacttatgtattatgtatttctATGCAAGCAATGAAAAGGTTCCCTTCTGGCTGAGCATTTTGTTcttgttactgttttttttctctgaacaAATTGATGGCTTTTGTGAAGGCCGTGACATGCCCGAAAAGCCCAATTATTTGCAAGtgtgaaaatatatgtattttaggggtcaCAAACATTACACCCCAAaatgacaccagtttcaccaatgaACACAAACTTTGGTGAACATGTGTGTCAGAACacgacacacaaaaaagtttgAAGGActcatgcctgaaattgaacaggaaatccactttagtttgaagcagccattttggaggAATTCCAGAACTTGTAATTTGACAAACTTCGTAGGGAAGTTGCCGTTGGACCAGGTGACCTTGTACGCCGGTGATTCTTAAAAgtgtagtactagtagcacaaGTGGTACAAGcatccctctagtggtacagtATGTGAAAGAAACCCTCTCCAAGTAccgttcagttgtattgaactttttagTCCAATATGTTTGAATTGAAACTTTTACGGAGGTacagtttttctttatgtttctTTGTGGAATACATTTGAATCCAATTATTGTATTAAACTTTTTGTCCCCTATATTGCAAAATTACTGTGCATAATGCGGCACTGGCTTAAAATAATATGAAACTACCAATCGAAAACATTTTCTTATGCTAATGAATAAAGATGTGTCTCAAACTATTGACTGGTAGTGAACTTCTTAGGCATTACGTTTCGTATTGGATGAACATTTAGGCCTattacaatactgtattttaatgttggtcatgatggtgatacttggagagctaagtattgtttttaggtggtacttggtgtaaacaCGTTAGAATCACTGTACTACACCATTCATTAAGGGTGGGAAATTGCAGAAGAAAGTGTCATCATTTTGAGGTTTGCCAAGAAAAAGGATCTTCGAGGGCCCGTTCAGCTTTGATTAATTTCATGAATATTAGATTTAAACTCATGTTAGACTCAATCCTAAAAAATGTAGTTAActaaaatccttttcaaccccAACCTGCCTGAATAGCAAATTTGAACGTGCTTTGCTTACTTCATTTTGCAATTGAAATCCCGGTTTGAAGACAAAGCAAAATCAAATGTAgatgagaaaatgttttgttgttgtttttttatgtatttattttttttgctgcataaGGACTCCAGTGAGCCAGAGGAGGCCTTCAGGCTGTGGCTGCAGAGGaagcaggagcagcagcagcgagaGAAGCAGCTGGTGCAGCTGAGGAG carries:
- the ccdc181 gene encoding LOW QUALITY PROTEIN: coiled-coil domain-containing protein 181 (The sequence of the model RefSeq protein was modified relative to this genomic sequence to represent the inferred CDS: deleted 1 base in 1 codon), with the protein product MSEVVCTKSQGVYEDDFEKDLDWLISEESCSEQQGPDDEDIEADIDKELAEDEKQHKAKERSNNSEEQEDNEDRWPSPMDPLEVDSDRDSPNKSFLRTPPPLGVGEQTDEEKKYIREKIQQANRELRDQEAPNLSRRRRLQFKETLVTLVVPPLQFECDAGEADGTEMEVSGKLSELKLSPREEYTGGKRDQGLKEGRVLVEKDGRFDLISLLEVENQGLLPPLAQEQPGSPRRSPTSVPSSRSSAGASSLFQKSDHLRAPRPPGRPGSACHSQRGGQRRGTKRRVQSATGTPSQATFKLSPQQKEMLHKTQERKEKIAREAEQRKLEEEEQKKQENELAFKAWLVRKREQLQQERRIRRAQEMERMTPRDSSEPEEAFRLWLQRKQEQQQREKQLVQLRRLEEDGGYLLRSREECERAFKLWLTRKQVEKREEQRAARERARRFVLEERRARRMRDLLCTASDARTFRFTDQLTCRF